The DNA window TATATATTTTTTATGCATTGATAGATAGAACAAACTTATTGTAGAGAGGAGATTATTATGAGAGGTAGTTTAGCAATATACAAAGCATTAAAAGAGTCAAATATTGACTTTATTTGCTCTGTTCCATGTGCAAACCTAAAAAATCTAATAAAATTAGTTGAGGAAGATGAAAATATAAGATATATCCCAACAACGAGAGAAGAAGAGGCTTTTGGAATATGTGCCGGAGCCTATTTGGCTGGAAAGAAAACAGCAATATTAATGCAAAATTCTGGAATTGGGAATTCAATAAATGCTATTGCCTCATTATATAAAACTTTTCAAATCCCTACTTTATTGATAATAAGCCATAGAGGAGATTTAAAAGAACAAATTCCCGCTCAAATACCTATGGGAAGATGGATCACAAAATTATTGGATGTTTGTGAAATCCCTACTTACAAACCAAAGACTCCAGAAGAAGCATATAAACTAATAAAATATGCCTCATCATATATGTTTAAAATTTCATATCCTGTGGCTTTATTGTTTGACGCTCTATATTGGGAGTATGACTTAGAATAATTTAAATGTGATAAATATGCTTCCAAGAAGGATAGACATAATTAAAAAAATTGTTGAAAATGTTAGAGAGAAAGAAATAATAGTTAGCAATATAGGAATTCCTTCTAAGGAGTTGTATTATGTGAAAGATAGAGAAAGAAACTTTTATATGCTTGGTTCAATGGGATTAGCCTCTTCTATTGGTTTAGGTTTGGCTTTAAATTGCAAAGACAAAGTTATAGTTATTGATGGTGATGGCTCAATATTGATGAATCTCGGCTCTCTATCTACAATAGGATATACTAATCCAAAAAATTATATATTGGTTATAGTTGATAATTCATCTTATGGCTCTACTGGTAATCAAAAAACTCAAACAAGTAAAAATACTAACTTAGAGATTGTAGCAAAAGGTTGTGGTTTAGAAGCAGTAACAACATACACCTTAGAAGAGTTTGAAAAAGAATTTAAAAAGGCATTAAAAGAAAATAAATGTAGAGTTATTATTGCTAAGGCAACTCCATACAATGAAAAATGTCCTAACATAGAAATTCCACCTGTTGTTTTAAAATATAGATTTATGGAGGCTTTAAAAAAGTGAGAACATGATTCCAGAAGAGATTTACAAAATTTTAAGAAAACAGAGGTATCAAATATACAACCATATTGGAGTTAAACTATGTGGCTGGGTTAGAAAAAAAATGTTAGAAGATAAAAACTGTTATAAATCACAATTTTATGGGATAGAGACGCATAGATGTATCCAATGCACTCCCTCTGTTATTTGGTGTCAGCAAAATTGTATATTCTGTTGGAGAGTTTTACCAACAGATATAAATATTGACATAAATAAAATTAAAGAGCCAAAATGGGAAGAGCCAGAGGTAGTTTATGAGAAAATCTTAGAGTTGCATAGAAGAATAATTATGGGTTATGGAGGAGTTATTGATAGAGTTGGAGAAAAGAAATTTAAAGAGGCATTAGAGCCAAAGCATGTGGCAATATCTTTATCTGGGGAGCCAACTCTCTATCCATACTTAGACGAGTTAATAAAAATATTCCACAAAAAAGGATTTACAACATTTGTAGTTTCAAATGGAATATTAACTGAGGTTATTGAAAAAATAGAGCCAACTCAACTATATATTTCATTAGATGCCTATGATTTAGAAAGTTATAGAAGAATATGTAGAGGAAAAGAAGAGTATTGGGGGAGTATTTTAAATACCTTAGACATTTTAAAAGAGAAAAAAAGAACATGTATTAGAACTACATTGGTTAGAGGTTATAACGATGACATTTTAAAATTTGTTGATCTCTATGAGAGGGCAAATGTCCATTTTATTGAATTAAAGTCATATATGCATGTTGGTTATTCACAAAAAAGATTAAGTAAGGAGAATATGTTACAACATGAAGAAATTTTGAAATTATCAAAGATTTTAGAGGAAAATAGTTCATATAAGTTAATTGATGATAACGAAGATAGTAGAGTTACCCTTTTACAAAATGAAAATAGAAAGATCAATCCAAAAATTTTTGAATAAAGAGGGGTGGAATTATTAACTTAAAATTTAGTAAGAAGGATGTTGCTGAGTGGATAGTATTTTTAATTGTATTGTTTTTAATATGGAGCCACGTAAATGTTGTTGTATCTAACAGTATGTATCCTATTATGAAAAGAGGTGACTTGGTAGTTGTAGAAAATGCAGGTTTTGAATTTAATCCAAAAGATGTTAAAGTTGGGGATATTGTAGTATATAAAGCTCATTGGCCCTATTATCAATCTTTATTGTACAACTTAGATTATAAATTAGGATTAAATCCTATAAAAACCTTGTATATTTTTAACGAGACTACCAATAATAAAATAACAGTAAAATACTTAGGTAAATTAAAAACAAATAATGATATCTATAATATAGTTGAGTTATACATTCCAAAAAGCCCCACTATGCCAGTAATTCATAGAGTAATTGAGAAAGTAAATTTTGATAATAAAACTTACTTTATAATAAAGGGGGATAATAATCCAATAAATGATCCTGAACTTGTTAATGTTAATCAAATAAAGCAGAGAGTTGTTGTTATAGATGGCCATCCATTAGTAATTCCTTATATTGGCTATCTATCAATATGGCTTAAAGAATATTGGTATATAGTAGTTTTATTTATAGTTCTATATTATTTGTATTCATATCTTAGAGGAGGGAAAGAATGAAAAAATTTTTGTTAATACTTACTTCAATTATATTAATAACTTCAATGTCCATGTGTATTAATATGAATGATTATAAAAATTATATATACATTAATGTCTCTGTTAATGGAAATACATCGACGATGGTAAAAGTTCCTTTAAGAGCTACAATTGAAGAAGCAAAAGAAGTAAAATTAATAAATACTACTGATAAAGAAATTTATAATTATTATCATAATAAAAAACTAATATATATCTGCGGAAACATGAGTTTAAATATGGACGAGGGTGGAGTGACAATAGTAGATTTAATAACAAAATTAGAGTGGTTTAATCAATTTTACCCTCATAATATTGTTATTGAGTTAAATAGAACCAACTCTACAGTAACTGTAAAGGCAATATTTGCCAATGGTAAAAAATCAATTGATAAATTAAAAATAAATGAAAGTGAATATTTAATGAAAAACAATAAGACAATGGTTATAAAAATCTTAAAGACACAAAATAAAGCGACTATAATGAAAGTAAATAATACATTTATAATTGAAGGTAACAATTTAAAAGAATTGGATAAGGCAGAGACAAGATTTATAATTGCAATGCTTAAAGGAGAAGTATCATAAAATCATTAACATCAATTCCCTAACTATTTTTGCGGCAGTTATTGCTGTAATGTTTGCTGGATCGTAGATAGGAGAAACTTCAACTATGTCAAATCCTACTATTTTATCTTTAACCTTTTTTAATAAATATAAAGAGTTTAAAAGTTCTTTTGTTGTAAATCCACATGGCTCAGGAGTTCCCGTTCCCGGAGCATAGGCAGGGTCTAAAACATCAATATCAATGGTCAAATATATTAATTTATTTAATTCAATTATATATTTTAAGTCATCTTTATTCATTAAATCCATTTTTAAGTATATGTTATTCTTTTTTGCAAATTCCCATTCTTCTCTATCTCCACTTCTAATTCCAAATTGGAAGATATTTTTAGTTAATTCATAAATTCTTCTCATAACACATGCATGAGATAGTTTATTTCCTAAATACTCATCTCTTAAATCACAATGGGCATCGAATTGAATGACAATAATATCTTTATAAACATCTTTTACTGCCTTAACTATTGGATATGTTATAGAATGCTCTCCACCAAAGACAATTATTTTTTTACCTTCCTTTAATATTTCTTTTGATACAGAATAAACTGTATTGAATATCTCTTCCTGATTTCCATATAAATCTAAATCTTTTAAATCGCAGTATTTTAATTCAGATAAATCTCTATCTAAAATCGGACTGTAAGTTTCTAATCCCCATGAAGATATTCTTATAGCATTTCCCCCTTCTCTTGTTCCCGGCTTAAATGATGTAGTCCCATCATATGGAACTGAAAATATAACTCCATCAGATTCTTCAAAGGAACTATTTGCCATCATAAATTTAGATAAATCAATAAAATACTCTTTCATTAAACCACCCTTAAAGATTTTAAAGTATAAAAATAAAATTTATTCAAGAACTTTTTTAATAGCATTTTTTAAAAACTTAGGTGTTGCTAAAAAAATACCTTTATGAACTTCTTCATCATAATATTTTGTCTCTATATCTTTTAAACATTCTCTAATTTTTTCCTCATCGACATCTAATGGATTGTATTTTTTAGACGCCAATGTAAAGCTCCAAAATCCACTTGGATATGTAGGCATTGGATATGTGTAAGGCATAATTATCTTAAATCCTGCCTCCTTTAAATATCTACATATGTTTTGTATTAAATCTAAGTTATACAATGGGCTTTCAGATTGTTGAACCATAATTCCTTCATCATTTAAACATTTAAATACATTTTTATAGAACTCTTTTTCAAATAAACCCTTAGCAGGTCCTACAGGATCTGGACAATCTATAATAATAACATCATATTTTTTGTCTGTTTCAGCAACATATTTAATTCCATCAGTTATAATAATATTAACCTTCTCATTATCCATTTCACAACTTAGTTTTGGCATATATTTCTTACACGCCTCAATAACCTTTCTATCTAATTCTACAAAATCAACAGATTCCACTGATTTATGCTTAACAACTTCCCTAACTGTTCCTCCATCTCCTCCTCCGATAACTAAGACATTTTTAGGGTTAGGATGAGTAAAAAGAGGGATATGGGAAATTAATTCGTGATATATAAATTCATCTCTTTCAGTAGTTTGAAATGTATTATCCAAAATTAATACTTTTCCAAAATCATAGGTATCAATTATTTCAATTTCTTGAAACTCGGATTTATCCATATATAAAATGTCCTTTACTCTAATAGAAAGAGCTATATTGTTGTTGTGATACTCTGTAAACCATATATGACATTTAAAATTATTATGATTATTCACTTTAAATCACCTTCATTTAGTCTTATGCCTCTCTTTAAGTCTAAGATTTCAATATGCTTTGGTTTTAAGAATTCTTTAATTATTGGTATAGCCTTTGCTGGCTCTACGTGCTCTCCACATGTAAATATATCCATAGCCGCATATCCTAATTCTGGCCATGTGTGTATTGATATGTGACTTTCTGCTAAAACTGCTACACCAGTAGCTCCTTGAGGGGAAAATTTGTGTGTTTTTACGCATATTAATGTAGCTCCACAAGCCTCTACGCTATCAATTAACATCTTTTCTATTCCCTCAATGTCATCTAATGCCTCTGGATTGCAACCCCACAATTCTAATATTAAATGCTTTCCTAAGAATTTTAACATTGTTTTCACCTCCTATAATAATTAGATTCTTAATAAATATAATTCTTTAAATTATAAATTATCTTTAATAACTATTAATTAGTAAATTAAATTTAAATACAATATTTAAATTTTATTTATACCATAATGCCGCTGCTGCAAAAGCACATCCTAATTTTTCAACTGTGTGTTCAACTGCAATAGATTCAATTCTCTCTAATTCCCAACCTCTCATTTCGAAACCTATTTTTGCCATTTCTTTAACAGTTTTTTCTGCCTCTTTTTTTGAACATTTCCCTTCAAATTCCATTATTAGGCCACATAGATTTTTATCTTTTGGAATTGCTACACTAACAGCCGCTGAAATAGTTTCTCCTGGGACATCA is part of the Methanocaldococcus sp. genome and encodes:
- a CDS encoding S26 family signal peptidase → MYPIMKRGDLVVVENAGFEFNPKDVKVGDIVVYKAHWPYYQSLLYNLDYKLGLNPIKTLYIFNETTNNKITVKYLGKLKTNNDIYNIVELYIPKSPTMPVIHRVIEKVNFDNKTYFIIKGDNNPINDPELVNVNQIKQRVVVIDGHPLVIPYIGYLSIWLKEYWYIVVLFIVLYYLYSYLRGGKE
- the speB gene encoding agmatinase; translated protein: MKEYFIDLSKFMMANSSFEESDGVIFSVPYDGTTSFKPGTREGGNAIRISSWGLETYSPILDRDLSELKYCDLKDLDLYGNQEEIFNTVYSVSKEILKEGKKIIVFGGEHSITYPIVKAVKDVYKDIIVIQFDAHCDLRDEYLGNKLSHACVMRRIYELTKNIFQFGIRSGDREEWEFAKKNNIYLKMDLMNKDDLKYIIELNKLIYLTIDIDVLDPAYAPGTGTPEPCGFTTKELLNSLYLLKKVKDKIVGFDIVEVSPIYDPANITAITAAKIVRELMLMIL
- a CDS encoding arginine decarboxylase, pyruvoyl-dependent: MVGEINPLNAYFKLPNTVSLVAGSSEGKTPLNAFDGALLNAGIGNVNLIRISSIMPPNAEIVPLPKLPMGALVPTAYGYIISDVPGETISAAVSVAIPKDKNLCGLIMEFEGKCSKKEAEKTVKEMAKIGFEMRGWELERIESIAVEHTVEKLGCAFAAAALWYK
- the twy1 gene encoding 4-demethylwyosine synthase TYW1, which codes for MIPEEIYKILRKQRYQIYNHIGVKLCGWVRKKMLEDKNCYKSQFYGIETHRCIQCTPSVIWCQQNCIFCWRVLPTDINIDINKIKEPKWEEPEVVYEKILELHRRIIMGYGGVIDRVGEKKFKEALEPKHVAISLSGEPTLYPYLDELIKIFHKKGFTTFVVSNGILTEVIEKIEPTQLYISLDAYDLESYRRICRGKEEYWGSILNTLDILKEKKRTCIRTTLVRGYNDDILKFVDLYERANVHFIELKSYMHVGYSQKRLSKENMLQHEEILKLSKILEENSSYKLIDDNEDSRVTLLQNENRKINPKIFE
- the speE gene encoding spermidine synthase; amino-acid sequence: MNNHNNFKCHIWFTEYHNNNIALSIRVKDILYMDKSEFQEIEIIDTYDFGKVLILDNTFQTTERDEFIYHELISHIPLFTHPNPKNVLVIGGGDGGTVREVVKHKSVESVDFVELDRKVIEACKKYMPKLSCEMDNEKVNIIITDGIKYVAETDKKYDVIIIDCPDPVGPAKGLFEKEFYKNVFKCLNDEGIMVQQSESPLYNLDLIQNICRYLKEAGFKIIMPYTYPMPTYPSGFWSFTLASKKYNPLDVDEEKIRECLKDIETKYYDEEVHKGIFLATPKFLKNAIKKVLE
- the comD gene encoding sulfopyruvate decarboxylase subunit alpha; amino-acid sequence: MRGSLAIYKALKESNIDFICSVPCANLKNLIKLVEEDENIRYIPTTREEEAFGICAGAYLAGKKTAILMQNSGIGNSINAIASLYKTFQIPTLLIISHRGDLKEQIPAQIPMGRWITKLLDVCEIPTYKPKTPEEAYKLIKYASSYMFKISYPVALLFDALYWEYDLE
- the comE gene encoding sulfopyruvate decarboxylase subunit beta — encoded protein: MLPRRIDIIKKIVENVREKEIIVSNIGIPSKELYYVKDRERNFYMLGSMGLASSIGLGLALNCKDKVIVIDGDGSILMNLGSLSTIGYTNPKNYILVIVDNSSYGSTGNQKTQTSKNTNLEIVAKGCGLEAVTTYTLEEFEKEFKKALKENKCRVIIAKATPYNEKCPNIEIPPVVLKYRFMEALKK
- the speD gene encoding adenosylmethionine decarboxylase, which translates into the protein MLKFLGKHLILELWGCNPEALDDIEGIEKMLIDSVEACGATLICVKTHKFSPQGATGVAVLAESHISIHTWPELGYAAMDIFTCGEHVEPAKAIPIIKEFLKPKHIEILDLKRGIRLNEGDLK